The Aestuariibaculum lutulentum genome segment TTAAATACCTTCTTTTAAGCATTGTGTTTACAAGTTTGGCAATACAGGCACAAACTACAGTAATGTCGTTTAATATTCGTTACGACAATGCTAACGATAAAGCCAACTGGTGGGAATACCGTAAAACGGAAGTCGCGAAACTAATAGACTACTACCATCCTGACTTTTTAGGTATTCAGGAAGGGTTGCACCATCAGGTTACTTTTATAAAAGACCACATGACAAATTACGACTTTATTGGCGTTGGGCGCGACGATGGAAAAACCAAAGGCGAATATTCAGCGTTGTTCTACGATAGTAGTAAATACGACGTATTAAAACAGGATACGTTCTGGCTTTCGGAAACGCCTGAACAAATATCTGTAGGATGGGATGCTTCTATGGAACGCATCTGCACCTACGGGTTATTTAAAAACAGAAATACCGGAGAGGTTATTTATATATTCAATACGCATTTTGACCATATTGGTCCTAAAGCTCAGGAAGAATCTTCAAAACTTATTTTAAAAACTATTGAACAATTAGGTATTACTAAAGAAAAGCTGGTGGTTATGGGCGATTTAAACAGTGAACCTAAAAGCCCTCCGATACAAACCTTAAAAACAAAACTGAACGATGGTTTAGAAACAACCTCAAGTCCGTTTTATGGACCTTTGGGTACCTTTAATAATTTCGACCCTATGGCTGAGTTAAACAAACGTATCGATTATATTTTTACCAAAAACGCCACAGTGCTTCGCTACCGACACATAGACGACCGACGCATCAACGGACTTTGTGTTTCAGATCATCTCCCTGTTTTTGTCAAGTTGAAATAAGACTCTTAATTACAATAAAAAAACGCCCTAAAAAGGGCTTTTTTTATACCTATTATTAAATATAAAAGTATTTTGAAGTTGTAAAAAACATGATATCTTGTGCCAAATTAAAATCACCTAAACAAATATGTGCTCCAGCACACTGCAATATTACCAAATGATTAAAAAACACATTACACCGTTATTTATTCTATGTCTACTTACCTTAACTAGTTGTCATAAACAACCCAATGAAATTTTCGTCAGTCCTAACGGAAATGACACTAATCGAGGCTCTAAACAATCTCCTATACAAACTATACAAAAAGCACTTGATTTAGCAAAAGCAGCCAAAACTCGTGCTGATGATAAAGTTACTATTAAATTATTAGCTGGTGATTATTACTTAACTGAACCTTTAACCATAACTCCAGAATTAAATAATCTTGAAATTATTGGAGAAGGCACTAATAAGGTTAATGTTAAAGGTTCGAAAATTATAAAAACCAAATGGAGTATTTATAAAGATAATATCTGGGTAACCGAGATCAATGAAAACATTGAATTTAACCAACTTTTCATTAATGGTAAACAGCAGATTTTAGCTCGATATCCTAATTACAATAAACAAGGTGGTGCATGGCAAGGTCATGCGGCCGATGCTATTTCTAAAGAACGTGTAAATGGTTGGAGTAATCCTATTGGCGGTTTTGTACATGCCATGCACAGCGGACGATGGGGTGGATTCCATTATGAAATTACCGGTATATCTGAGGATGGAGACCTACAACTTACCGGCGGCCATCAAAACAATCGCCCCTCTGCCATGCATCAAAAATTGCGCATGGTTGAAAATATATTCGAGGAATTAGATAGTGAAAATGAATGGTACTATAGCAAACAAGATAAAAAACTTTACTTATGGATTCAACCAGAAATAGATTTAAATACTGCCCAAGTTGAAGTTTCTGTTCTAAAACACTTGATTGACATAAAAGGAAGTTTAGAACATCCTGTCAAAAACATTCTTATTTCTGATATTACCTTTCAACATGCCAAACGTACTTTTATGGAAGAGTACGAGCCCTTACTCCGCAGTGACTGGACGATTTATCGTGGTGGGGCTATAACAATGAACGGCACCGAACATTGCAGCATCGAAGATTGCACATTTACTAACCTTGGTGGTAATGTTATTTTCGTGAATGGTTATAACCTGTCGAATAATTTCAGTGGGAACCACATCTATAATTGCGGGGCTTCGGCAATAAGTTTTGTCGGCGATGCTTCGGCAGTACGTTCACCTTCTTTTAAATATGAGGAATTTGTTCCTGCAAAAGACATAGATACTATTAAAGGACCTGCCAACAACTTATATCCTTCAAAATGCATTGTTGAAAACAATCTTATTCATGATATAGGCACAATAGAAAAACAAGTTGCTGGGGTACAATTGTCTATGTCGATGAAAATTCATATTAAAAATAATAGTATCTATGATGTACCGCGTGCCGGAATAAATGCTAATGAAGGCACATGGGGAGGACATATTATTGAGTACAACGATGTATTTAATACCGTTTTAGAAACCAGTGATCATGGCGCATTTAATTCTTGGGGACGTGACCGTTTCTGGCATCCTACCTATAACGTTATTGATAGCCTTGTACATGCAAATCCTGAAATGCCCTACTGGGACGCGATGTATACGACTGTAATTCGAAACAACCGTTTTCGCTGTGACCATGGCTGGGATATTGACTTAGATGATGGTTCTTCAAACTATCACATATACAACAACCTGTGTTTAAACGGAGGTATAAAACTTCGTGAAGGTTTTTATCGAGTGATAGAAAACAATATCATGGTAAATAACGGATTTCATCCTCACGTTTGGTTTGATAACAGTGAAGACGTATTTAAACACAACATTTCTATGACCAAACATTTCCCGATTCGCCTTAAAGGCTGGGGAAAAGAAGTTGATTACAATGTGTTTCCTGATAGTACTTCCTTGGCTTTAGCTAACCAAAACTACACCGACAAACATAGTGTTTATGGTAATCCAATGTTTATAAATCCCGGACAGGGAGACTTTAACGTGTCACAGAACTCAATTGCATTACAAGTAGGCTTCAAAAACTTTCCTATGGATCAGTTTGGAGTTCAAAAACCAGAACTAAAAGCCCTGGCTAAGCAACCTAATATTCCTCAATTAAAGATTAAATCAATTTACAAAACAAACAGTAAAACTCAAGAATGGCTGGGTGCTACACTTAAAAATATTGAAACGCCAGAGGAGCAATCGGCATCAGGATTATTTGACATGAATGGTGTAATTGTTTTAAAAATAAATAGTGATAGTAAACTGATTCATTCCGGATTAAAAGAAGGTGATGTTATTGTTGGAATGGAAGAAGAAAAAGTGAAGCATATTGCAGATTTCTTAAAAAAATACAACAGCAAAAATCTAAATGGAAAGATTAAACTACGTGTTGTTCGCAATCAAAAACCAACAAATCTAATTCTAAGCATACAATAAACTCGTAAAACCTTAAGAACAAAAACGCCCTAACACAGGGCGTTTTTTTATACCCAATAAGTCCGCTTTTTAGAGGGTAGCAGACATAATAATTCGTACCTTTATAAATGGGGTTGACTGAATACTAAATTTAGAAATCATGGCAACTTTAAAAAAACTCAAATCCTGGTTTTACCCGGTTACCCCATTTACCATCGTTACCATATTAGGCATCGTAATCGCCATACAATCCATTTACATCGGACTCACATATGAAAGTCCGATGATTCTTTATCCCATTATGGTTATACCTATTGTAGTCTTTATTTTTGCTATCTATGTTTTAGATCGATTCTTTATTAAAAGCACGCCTTACTACATCATCTTTATCATAGAATTAATATTATCAATAGGTGGTTATATTGGTTTTAAATACATGAATGGCACCAACGATATTCATTTTACAACCGACAAAGAGTATATTTTAATTATTTACGATGCCAAAGAAAATTCAATGGATCGCTTTAGTAAAACAGACCTCTTTAGTAAAGAATTAAAATCAAATGAAAATGTGATACACTTAAACCAATCCTTATACCTCAGCAACAAGATTCGTATATTTTCTCCAGATCGCTGGAATGGTGGATTTGAAGATAATAGCTATTACTTCTACCAGGGAGATTCTATCCCGTATTTATACATGTCTAACAGTCATTCACCTAAAGATCAAAAATACACCGAACAGCAGTTTATTGATAGTTTGTTAAAATTAGAATTAGATAAATAACAAAAAAAAGAACCTTCAAAAGGCTTTAAGAGCTGAATTTTACACGCTTAAAATCAACAGATTATTCCTATATTGTAAAGCCCTTTCTACCTTACTGCTTAATACTAACGAAGTCAATCTATGAAACAAGTTTTTCAAACACTGCTCCTTACATGTATAATTCTATCATTGGGTTTTATGGATGCTCAAACCATGATGCAACCCAATTTCGATACACCTTATGGCAACAACACAACTACTGGAAAGTTTGCTGAAATTAATGGAGCCAATATATACTACGAAACCTATGGCACTGGAGAACCATTACTTCTTATTCATGGTTGTGGTGCGAACATAAAATCTATGGAAAACCAGATTGAATATTTTAAAAATAAATACCATGTGATTGTTGCCGACAGCCGAGGCCAAGGAAAATCGGAATTAAAAACAGACTCACTAACCTATGACCAGATGACAAAAGACTGGGAAGGCTTGGTACGATATTTAAAATTAGATTCTATAAATATTCTTGGATGGAGCGACGGTGGTATTATTAGTTTAAAAATGGGCATTAACCGACAAGCCAACATTAAAAAAATTATAACTATGGGCGCTAATTTACGACCAGATACCACAGCAGTTAACAGCTGGGCACCAAAAAGTGTTAGGGAAGATTTAGATTATGTAAAGCGTATGATTTCTTTAAATGATAAATCCAGAGACTGGGAAAAATTTAAACAATTAGATGAATTAGTATTGTTTCAGCCTAATATCACTCATGAAGAACTACAACAAATCGAAGCCGCAGTTTTGGTTGTAAATGGAGATAGCGATATTATAAAAAATGAACATGCAGTTGAAATATATCAGAATATCCCAAAAGCCCAACTTTGCATCATGCCTGGCGAAACGCATTATACACCTGGTTCTAATCCAAACTATTTTAATGCTATCATTGAAAAGTTTCTGTCTGAACCCTTTACACGTCCAACCTCTGAATGGGATTAACCTAAAAAGATAAATAGTTTTTCCAATAACATTTTACGGAAAACCCTCATTAATTCCGAAAGAATATCATCTATATTTGAGTCCGAAAAACATCACACAATCTTACCACTAAACGACTCATGAAAAAACGACTTTTTGCTCTTTTGGTTATAATAACCACAGTAGAATTGCATGCTCAATTTTTTAAACCTACGGCTATCGATGCTAAAATTGGCTATGCTTCAACTATTCCATACGACGACATCGATATTTCAACTAAAGGATTTTATGCGCAAGGCGAATATGTTCTTGAAGCCTCTAAATGGTTTGATGTACGTCCTTATGCCGGCTTGTTTATAACTGGAAATAAAGCAACCGATTTAGATGGAAACCGGAGCATATATAACTCTTCAACAAAAGCACTTTTGCTTGGAGGTAAAGCCAGACTAACCATTCCTATTCCTTATGTCGCTCCTTTTATTGAATTGGGGATTGGAACATCGATTGGAAAATTCAGAACCTACACCCCTTATACCGATATTAATCATAGCGGACTAAGCTTTCATATCCCGATTACATTAGGTTTAGAACTAGGGAAAGACCGTAAAACAACTTTTGCTTTCTTTTTTTACGACCACTTTAATCAAGAACAGTTTTCTGGTGCCATGGCCATAGGCGTTGCTATTCCTTTAAATAAATAACACAAAAGTCTAATTACAAAATCAACATTATAATAATCACTAACCTTTCAAAATGAAATTATTCAAATTTTCCTTAATTCTATTAACCACATTAAGCTTAACAAACTGTGCATCGCGCTATAATAACATTAATCCTACTTCTGTAAAGTATGTTTCACAAACCGAAAAAAACAATATTAAGTTAGAATATCAATACAGTTTACTGGAAAAGAAATACGCTAAAAAGGAAACTAAAAAAGGTGTAAAAGTAGTTTCGTTTAAGATTACCAACAATTCAGACAAAGACATTGTTTTTGGTGACGATGTAACATTAAACTATGCCAATAATGAAGCGGTTAACGTTCTACGACCAGAACAGACCTTTAAAACATTAAAACAACAAACACCACTTTACTTATTATACTTATTATTAACGCCTTTAAACTTTTACACCTCTACAACCAATTCGTATGGTGTTGAAGAACAAACCAGTTCTACCCCAATAGGATTAGTTGTCGGCCCAGGTCTTGCCATAGGAAATATGATTCAATCTGGCTCAGCTAACAAAAAATTTAAAACAGAATTAGAACAATACAATCTCAACGGACAAGTTATAAAGCAGGGAGAATCTAAATATGGATTAACAGGCATAAAAACCTTTCATCATGATGCCTTAAAATTAAACGTTAAATAAATAACTATTACCATACATTCGAAACACCCTAATTAGGGTGTTTTCTTTTTTATTAAGTTAGTATCTTAGTATTGTTAAAGACTACAAATAATGATGACTACCAATGTAGAAACCTATTTTTTAGAAGGCTGTGGTCGCTGTTCCCTTGGAGGCACAGCCGATTGCAAAGTCCATACTTGGGAAAGTGAACTACAAACCTTACGCACCATTATTTTAGATTGCGGCTTAACAGAAACCTGCAAATGGGGCGTGCCCTGCTACACCTACAACAACAGCAATATCCTTATGCTTAGTGCTTTTAAAAACTACTGCTCACTAAACTTTTTTAAAGGTGTATTACTCAGTAATAATAAAGGACTTTTGGTAGCTCCAGGAGCAAACTCACAAGCTGTACGTCTATTAAAATTCACAAATTTAGCACAATTGAAATCGCTGTCTTCAGATATAAAAAGCTATATTTTTGAAGCCATTGAAATTGAAAAACAAGGTTTAAGCCTTCCTGCTAAGAAACAACTGGAACCACTACCCGAAGAGCTAGAACAAAAATTTAATGAAGATCCGGTTTTAAAATCGGCATTCGAAGCGCTAACACCTGGAAGACATCGTGGTTATATTCTGTTTTTTTCAGCACCTAAGCAGTCTAAAACCAGATTATCCCGCATAGAAAAATGTGCCGATAACATTCTAAATGGTATTGGTCTACACGATAAATACTCTTCAAAAAAAAGATAAAACCATGAACAAGCATAAAATATTCTCTATGGCTTTTTCCAGCGTATACCCACATTATATAAATAAGGCTGAGAAAAAAGGACGTACCAAAACGGAAGTTGATACTATTATTTTTTGGTTAACGGGATACAACGCATTACAGTTTCAAGAAATATTAGATAACAAAACCGACTTTGAAACATTCTTTAATAAAGCTCCTCAGCTTAACCCTAATGTTTCTAAAATCACCGGAGTTATTTGTGGTTACCGCGTAGAAAATATCGAAGATCCCCTGATGCAAAAAATCAGATATTTAGATAAACTTATTGATGAACTGGCTAAAGGAAAGTCTATGGAAAAAATATTAAGATCTTAATCCAAGTATACAATGTATAGTCCTCAAAGTGTATAGGTTAATTCTTATTTTTCTATTATCTTTATAGAATACCTAAACTATAAAAGTCATGAAATCATTTTCTAAAAATGCCATATTACTTTTCATTTTATTAACGACGTCACATCTTTATTGGTCTTGTAAAGAACAAAGCAAAAACCAGCAAACAACTGGAGTAACAGAAAAAATTGATGTATTACCATCATTTAACGAAGGGACTTCTAAAACCGATATTATTACATTCGTTGAAACCATTTCAGACTCTACAAGTAATAGTTTCGTAAAACCAGAAGATCGCATAGCCTGCTTTGATAACGATGGCACCCTTTGGGTAGAACAACCTTTACCTTCACAGATATTTTTTGTTTTCGAAAGAATAAAAAGCTTGGCTAAAGACCACCCGGAGTGGGCTAATGAGATGCCTTTTAAAGCGGTTATTGAAGATGACTTAGAAACTATCAAAACCCTTCATACTGGAGATATCCTTAAACTGGTGGGTACAGCTCAAGCCTCTGAAAATGTCGACCAGTTTGACAGTGTAGTTACCGACTGGCTGGCAACGGCAAAACATCCGGTTATGAAAAAGCCATATCTCGAATTGGTTTATCAACCCATGCTTGAACTACTAGATTATTTACGAGCACACCAATTTAAAATCTACATTGTTTCAGGAGGAAGTCAGGAATTTATGAGAGCCTGGGCTCCTGAGGTCTATGGGATTCCCAAAGAACAAATCATTGGCTCTACATTTAAAAGAGAAGTGATTATCCAGGGCGATTCAATTACGATTACTCAAAATACAGAATTTGACTTTAATGACGATCATGAAGGAAAGGTACTTGCTATCAGTAAATTTATTGGCAAAAAACCTATTCTTATTGGAGGAAACTCTGATGGAGATTTAGAAATGATGCAATATTGCGATACTAACAATCCCCTACCTCATCTACTCATTTATGTAAACCATACCGATAGTGACCGTGAGTTTTTATACGATGAACATACCGCCATGGGAACACTAAAAAAAGGGATGGATGTTGCACTTAGACGTGGGTGGACCATTATTGACATGAAAACAGAATGGAACAAAGTTTACCCTAACGAGTAATTAATGGGTAAATCTAAGGCAAGCATTGGACTTAAGGAAGCTATTTCCATAGGTATTGGAGGCATGGTAGGAGGTGGTATTTTCGCAGTATTAGGTTTAGCTGTATCTTTAGCTAAAGGTGGTACTCCTGTTGCTTTTTTACTCGCCGGACTGTTAGCCTTAATCACTTCGTATAGTTATGTAAACCTTTCAAAATCTTATCCTGACCAAGGTGGAACCGTTAAATTTATTAATCAAGGTTTTGGCAAATCAGTTTTTAGTGGGGCGATGAATAATTTGCTCTGGGTTAGTTATATTATTATGTTATCGTTATACGCTTCGGCATTTGGTTCGTATGCGCCAAACCTCATCGTGTTAACAGGTAACAAAACTATCGATTTTCATATTTATGCCAGTGCCATTATTGTTATTGCGACAGCAATTAATTATTACAGCATTACCATAGTTGGAAAAATAGAATCTTATGCAGTTATTATAAAACTAATAATTCTTCTTGGTTTTATTGGCATCGGTGCTTATGGTTTGTTCGGAAACCCTAACATGGAACAATTAGCCATAAATGAATGGGAAACTCCAGTCAAATTATTTGCTGGCGGGATGGTTATTTTTGTAGCCTACGAAGGTTTTGAACTTATTGCCAATGCAGCACCAGACATTGTTAATCCCATTAAAAACATACCTAAAGCTTATTATTACTCCGTAGTTTTTGTAATTATTTTATACATCATTATTGCGTTTGTAACAGTAGGCTCGTTACCGTTTAAACAAATTGCAGACGCCCAGGATTATGCTTTAGCCGAAGCAGCAAAACCTATGCTTGGAAAACTTGGGTTTAGTATTATTACCGTAGCGGCATTAATTTCTACGTTTTCTGCAATTAATGCATCGCTTTATGGGGGTAGCCGAGTGAATTATGAAATTGCTGAAGACGACGAATTACCGCATCACTTTTTATCAAAATTCTGGAATCAACCTATAGGGTTATTAATTACCTCTATAAGCACTTTAGTTTTAGTAAACCTGTTAAAACTGGAAAGCATATCAACTGCTGGAAGTGTCGGTTTTCTGCTTATATTCGGTGTGGTTAATTTTGTAGGTTATAAACTTTCAAAAGATATTAATGGAAATAAAGTTATTCCGTTTGCTGGCTTTATTTTATGTCTAATTGCCTTATTTATCTTAATCAGCCAACAATACCAATCCAATCTTGCAGGTGTTGTTATTGCCATCGGAATAATAATCATGTGCTTTATCATGGAATATATTTATAAAAAAACTGAAAGAGCACAGATCGATGGATAAAAAACAAAACAAAGTATTTATTGCCACTAGCCTGGACGGATATATAGCCGACGAACAAAATGGTATCGACTGGTTAACATCAATCCCAAACCCTGATCAGGACGATATGGGTTACCTGACTTTTATGACAGGAATCGATGCTTTGGTTATGGGTAGAAACACCTTTGAAACTGTTATGAGTTTTGACATAGAATGGCCATACGATAAACCTGTGTTTGTGTTAAGTAATAGTCTGAATTCGATTCCTGAAATCTATAAGGATAAAGCATTTCTGTTAAAAGGTGATTTGAAAAACATCCTGAATTATATACATAGCCGTGGGCACTATCAATTATATATTGACGGTGGTAAAGTGATTCAAAGTTTTTTAAATGACGATTTAATACACCAGATGATTATCACTACCATTCCGGTGCTCTTGGGTAAAGGCATCCCACTGTTTTCGAATACTTCACAACAACTTCATTTTAAATGTATCGATACAAAAATATATCTCGATTACATCGTTCAGAGTTATTTTGTACGTATATAACACAATAAACTAATTTGATATTTCCTGAAGCATTAATAAAATCCTTCTAAAATGATTATCTTAGTTTTTTCATTTAAAGCCCCAAATTTAGATGTTTAGGTAAAGTAATAGCGCAGTATTACAACCACAAAAATCATTTTAACCCATAAATTAACAGACAATGAAAACAAAACACGGATTACTTACAATTTTCTTCTTTTTAGCTTTAACCCTCTCCTTCTCGTTTGAAGGATACAGCCAGCCACCAAAATGGGCTCCGGCACACGGCTACAATGCTAAAACAAGACACATATATTTCCCAGACCGTAATTTCTATTACGATCTTCAAAAGAGTTCATATATTTATTTAAGTGGAGACAGGTGGCAAGTAAGTGCTAAGCTCCCTTCTA includes the following:
- a CDS encoding endonuclease/exonuclease/phosphatase family protein yields the protein MEINNTFSAFKYLLLSIVFTSLAIQAQTTVMSFNIRYDNANDKANWWEYRKTEVAKLIDYYHPDFLGIQEGLHHQVTFIKDHMTNYDFIGVGRDDGKTKGEYSALFYDSSKYDVLKQDTFWLSETPEQISVGWDASMERICTYGLFKNRNTGEVIYIFNTHFDHIGPKAQEESSKLILKTIEQLGITKEKLVVMGDLNSEPKSPPIQTLKTKLNDGLETTSSPFYGPLGTFNNFDPMAELNKRIDYIFTKNATVLRYRHIDDRRINGLCVSDHLPVFVKLK
- a CDS encoding PDZ domain-containing protein — its product is MIKKHITPLFILCLLTLTSCHKQPNEIFVSPNGNDTNRGSKQSPIQTIQKALDLAKAAKTRADDKVTIKLLAGDYYLTEPLTITPELNNLEIIGEGTNKVNVKGSKIIKTKWSIYKDNIWVTEINENIEFNQLFINGKQQILARYPNYNKQGGAWQGHAADAISKERVNGWSNPIGGFVHAMHSGRWGGFHYEITGISEDGDLQLTGGHQNNRPSAMHQKLRMVENIFEELDSENEWYYSKQDKKLYLWIQPEIDLNTAQVEVSVLKHLIDIKGSLEHPVKNILISDITFQHAKRTFMEEYEPLLRSDWTIYRGGAITMNGTEHCSIEDCTFTNLGGNVIFVNGYNLSNNFSGNHIYNCGASAISFVGDASAVRSPSFKYEEFVPAKDIDTIKGPANNLYPSKCIVENNLIHDIGTIEKQVAGVQLSMSMKIHIKNNSIYDVPRAGINANEGTWGGHIIEYNDVFNTVLETSDHGAFNSWGRDRFWHPTYNVIDSLVHANPEMPYWDAMYTTVIRNNRFRCDHGWDIDLDDGSSNYHIYNNLCLNGGIKLREGFYRVIENNIMVNNGFHPHVWFDNSEDVFKHNISMTKHFPIRLKGWGKEVDYNVFPDSTSLALANQNYTDKHSVYGNPMFINPGQGDFNVSQNSIALQVGFKNFPMDQFGVQKPELKALAKQPNIPQLKIKSIYKTNSKTQEWLGATLKNIETPEEQSASGLFDMNGVIVLKINSDSKLIHSGLKEGDVIVGMEEEKVKHIADFLKKYNSKNLNGKIKLRVVRNQKPTNLILSIQ
- a CDS encoding alpha/beta fold hydrolase gives rise to the protein MKQVFQTLLLTCIILSLGFMDAQTMMQPNFDTPYGNNTTTGKFAEINGANIYYETYGTGEPLLLIHGCGANIKSMENQIEYFKNKYHVIVADSRGQGKSELKTDSLTYDQMTKDWEGLVRYLKLDSINILGWSDGGIISLKMGINRQANIKKIITMGANLRPDTTAVNSWAPKSVREDLDYVKRMISLNDKSRDWEKFKQLDELVLFQPNITHEELQQIEAAVLVVNGDSDIIKNEHAVEIYQNIPKAQLCIMPGETHYTPGSNPNYFNAIIEKFLSEPFTRPTSEWD
- a CDS encoding YdeI/OmpD-associated family protein yields the protein MMTTNVETYFLEGCGRCSLGGTADCKVHTWESELQTLRTIILDCGLTETCKWGVPCYTYNNSNILMLSAFKNYCSLNFFKGVLLSNNKGLLVAPGANSQAVRLLKFTNLAQLKSLSSDIKSYIFEAIEIEKQGLSLPAKKQLEPLPEELEQKFNEDPVLKSAFEALTPGRHRGYILFFSAPKQSKTRLSRIEKCADNILNGIGLHDKYSSKKR
- a CDS encoding DUF2200 domain-containing protein, coding for MNKHKIFSMAFSSVYPHYINKAEKKGRTKTEVDTIIFWLTGYNALQFQEILDNKTDFETFFNKAPQLNPNVSKITGVICGYRVENIEDPLMQKIRYLDKLIDELAKGKSMEKILRS
- a CDS encoding HAD family hydrolase; protein product: MKSFSKNAILLFILLTTSHLYWSCKEQSKNQQTTGVTEKIDVLPSFNEGTSKTDIITFVETISDSTSNSFVKPEDRIACFDNDGTLWVEQPLPSQIFFVFERIKSLAKDHPEWANEMPFKAVIEDDLETIKTLHTGDILKLVGTAQASENVDQFDSVVTDWLATAKHPVMKKPYLELVYQPMLELLDYLRAHQFKIYIVSGGSQEFMRAWAPEVYGIPKEQIIGSTFKREVIIQGDSITITQNTEFDFNDDHEGKVLAISKFIGKKPILIGGNSDGDLEMMQYCDTNNPLPHLLIYVNHTDSDREFLYDEHTAMGTLKKGMDVALRRGWTIIDMKTEWNKVYPNE
- a CDS encoding APC family permease: MGKSKASIGLKEAISIGIGGMVGGGIFAVLGLAVSLAKGGTPVAFLLAGLLALITSYSYVNLSKSYPDQGGTVKFINQGFGKSVFSGAMNNLLWVSYIIMLSLYASAFGSYAPNLIVLTGNKTIDFHIYASAIIVIATAINYYSITIVGKIESYAVIIKLIILLGFIGIGAYGLFGNPNMEQLAINEWETPVKLFAGGMVIFVAYEGFELIANAAPDIVNPIKNIPKAYYYSVVFVIILYIIIAFVTVGSLPFKQIADAQDYALAEAAKPMLGKLGFSIITVAALISTFSAINASLYGGSRVNYEIAEDDELPHHFLSKFWNQPIGLLITSISTLVLVNLLKLESISTAGSVGFLLIFGVVNFVGYKLSKDINGNKVIPFAGFILCLIALFILISQQYQSNLAGVVIAIGIIIMCFIMEYIYKKTERAQIDG
- a CDS encoding dihydrofolate reductase family protein, which codes for MDKKQNKVFIATSLDGYIADEQNGIDWLTSIPNPDQDDMGYLTFMTGIDALVMGRNTFETVMSFDIEWPYDKPVFVLSNSLNSIPEIYKDKAFLLKGDLKNILNYIHSRGHYQLYIDGGKVIQSFLNDDLIHQMIITTIPVLLGKGIPLFSNTSQQLHFKCIDTKIYLDYIVQSYFVRI